A region of Acidithiobacillus ferridurans DNA encodes the following proteins:
- a CDS encoding MarR family EPS-associated transcriptional regulator: MKLDDATRYRLLKLIAEHTEYTQRDLAVAMGVSVGKTNFCIKALVEKGWVKAGNFRRNPDKTVYAYLLTPEGVQEKARVTVRFLHRKMAEYDALRAEIAALRLEVDDLAASGLDAGRGAA, translated from the coding sequence ATGAAACTCGATGACGCAACGCGCTACCGGCTGCTGAAACTCATTGCCGAACATACGGAATACACCCAGCGCGACCTGGCCGTCGCCATGGGCGTAAGTGTGGGGAAAACCAACTTTTGTATCAAAGCGCTCGTGGAGAAGGGCTGGGTGAAGGCGGGGAACTTCCGGCGGAACCCCGATAAGACGGTGTACGCCTACCTGCTGACGCCCGAAGGCGTCCAGGAAAAGGCACGGGTCACCGTTCGCTTCCTGCACCGGAAAATGGCCGAATACGACGCCCTCCGGGCGGAGATCGCCGCCCTGCGCCTGGAAGTGGACGATCTTGCCGCGTCAGGCCTCGATGCCGGTAGAGGGGCGGCGTGA
- a CDS encoding HipA domain-containing protein, translating into MQTYKIRRISGTRKAGVTMPSVCTLDAALKFDSTESPHCVYNEYVAQRLAQTLHVPIAEGVLTTTGDGPAYASLLVHSPGINLPDVLEPQLDRIAATYPNQVAALVAFDLYIGNGDRARNLKASLVTPHVRLFAAFDHSHALLGAESDPVTSIRKLAVGEPIVRRHPFYGRVQAVYLDTWVKRIAALPDGYVRECCRMGKPFRGVSEEWQRSLADAMMKRKEAFPAIVQRHVSFIGSRP; encoded by the coding sequence ATGCAAACCTATAAAATCCGCCGCATTTCCGGAACCCGCAAGGCAGGCGTCACTATGCCCTCCGTGTGCACCCTGGATGCCGCCTTGAAATTCGACAGTACCGAATCCCCCCATTGTGTCTACAACGAATACGTCGCCCAGCGCCTCGCGCAAACCTTGCACGTCCCGATAGCCGAGGGTGTTCTGACGACCACGGGCGACGGCCCGGCCTATGCAAGTCTCTTGGTGCATTCTCCCGGAATCAATTTGCCGGACGTGCTGGAACCGCAATTGGATCGCATCGCCGCTACCTATCCCAATCAGGTAGCGGCCCTGGTCGCCTTCGACCTCTACATTGGTAACGGGGACCGCGCCCGCAACCTCAAGGCCTCCCTGGTGACTCCGCATGTGCGGCTTTTCGCTGCATTCGATCACAGCCATGCCCTGCTTGGGGCGGAGTCTGACCCTGTGACCAGCATCCGCAAATTAGCGGTGGGGGAACCCATTGTGCGCCGCCACCCATTCTACGGGCGCGTCCAGGCCGTGTATCTGGACACCTGGGTCAAGCGTATCGCGGCGTTGCCGGACGGCTATGTTCGGGAGTGCTGCCGAATGGGTAAACCCTTCCGTGGCGTGTCCGAAGAGTGGCAACGCTCCCTCGCAGATGCCATGATGAAGCGAAAAGAGGCATTCCCTGCCATCGTGCAGCGGCATGTTAGTTTCATCGGGAGTCGTCCATGA
- a CDS encoding FAD-dependent monooxygenase: protein MMRTLTTDLAILGNGPVARSLILALADSPLRVLMLDTYPLAQARPRLTERTLALALGSHRLLRRLGVAMPLADAAAIRTVQITQQGISGRVLLEHSLLNAPEQRLGEVVGLETLTDALAMPLATCRTLQQESPGPLQALQWFPDRVQLDWPDLRVEAALTVVADGGHGEIARLAGLRRMGWDHNRHAIIATVTPQQPLPGIAFEHFLESGPLAFLPIGKHQFSIVWSLRPGDASRVLDLSDADFLVALNRQRPSSLPPLVTTGPRSVYPLFFQRLWAEPGQRLALAGNAAQTLHPLAGQGYNLGLRDVLTLGALLREAAERGDDPGSRSLLADYSRTRRRDRLETIAFTETMNRLFSSPRLPLRLARAAALTLLDQTSLGKRELAARLAGIHLPVQSAIPDLVTDGYHVR, encoded by the coding sequence ATGATGCGTACGTTGACGACAGACCTGGCCATTCTGGGTAACGGTCCAGTGGCGCGCAGTCTGATTCTGGCACTGGCGGACAGCCCGCTGCGGGTGCTGATGCTGGATACCTACCCTCTTGCCCAGGCACGACCGCGGCTGACGGAGCGAACCCTCGCCCTGGCCCTGGGCAGTCACCGTCTGCTCCGCCGTCTGGGAGTGGCCATGCCTCTGGCCGATGCCGCCGCTATTCGGACCGTGCAGATCACCCAACAGGGCATCAGTGGACGGGTACTTCTGGAACACAGTCTGCTGAACGCGCCCGAGCAAAGGCTGGGAGAAGTGGTCGGTCTGGAGACCCTGACTGATGCACTGGCCATGCCACTGGCAACTTGTCGCACCCTTCAACAGGAATCGCCGGGGCCGTTGCAGGCCCTACAGTGGTTTCCGGACCGGGTCCAGTTGGACTGGCCGGATTTGCGGGTAGAGGCGGCACTGACGGTGGTTGCGGATGGCGGCCATGGCGAGATCGCACGGCTGGCCGGTCTGCGACGCATGGGCTGGGATCACAACCGCCACGCCATCATTGCCACGGTGACCCCGCAGCAGCCCCTGCCCGGCATCGCTTTCGAACATTTTCTGGAGAGCGGACCGCTGGCGTTCCTGCCCATCGGCAAGCACCAGTTCTCCATCGTCTGGAGTCTGCGCCCAGGGGATGCCAGTCGCGTCCTGGATCTCTCCGATGCGGATTTCCTGGTGGCCTTGAACCGCCAGCGACCTTCGTCACTACCGCCACTGGTCACAACCGGTCCGCGCAGTGTCTATCCTCTGTTTTTCCAGCGGTTATGGGCTGAACCCGGCCAGCGCCTGGCGTTGGCGGGGAATGCCGCACAAACCCTGCATCCTTTGGCCGGGCAAGGCTATAACCTGGGATTGCGGGATGTGCTGACTTTGGGCGCCCTGTTACGGGAGGCAGCTGAACGTGGTGACGACCCGGGAAGCAGATCCCTGCTGGCCGATTACTCCCGTACTCGTCGCCGTGACCGGCTGGAGACCATTGCCTTTACCGAGACCATGAACCGTCTGTTCAGCAGTCCACGTCTGCCGCTGCGTTTGGCACGGGCTGCGGCTCTGACTCTGCTGGACCAGACATCGCTGGGCAAACGGGAACTGGCGGCGCGACTGGCTGGCATTCATCTCCCGGTACAAAGCGCCATACCGGATCTGGTTACGGATGGCTACCATGTCCGATAA
- a CDS encoding FAD-dependent monooxygenase — protein MSDNARYDLVISGAGMVGASLALAAQQAGLRIAVFEKRSAAACAAADPFDRASLIATGSVRFLSSLGVDPALLGSAVERMRVWDAEDSGGIHLDAEEGGEDLLGYIIENRRLEQALHTALEESGLYIRYGREITGAAPDGKAMYITDASGTQSRGTLLAIAEGRQSPLRKALIQAPIFRESYGQDAITATVWIEKPHRHIAYQRFLSTGPLAVLPFSDDAHGRARASIVWSAKQARARHLMALDDARFLRELHEAFGPQLGHFQEIGRRSSYPLSGLHSSRYIGERSVLLGDTAHGVHPLAGLGVNLGFRDAEQLIAAITTAREHHDDWGEASVLRRYQSARRPDNLVTVLACGALSHLFSNRSRGLARLRDLGMLGTGVISPVKRFLIRQAMGL, from the coding sequence ATGTCCGATAATGCTCGCTATGATCTTGTCATTTCCGGCGCCGGCATGGTCGGTGCCAGCTTGGCCCTGGCAGCCCAGCAAGCGGGCTTGCGTATCGCGGTGTTTGAAAAGCGCAGTGCTGCGGCATGTGCCGCGGCAGACCCCTTCGACCGCGCCAGTTTGATCGCCACCGGGTCCGTGCGTTTTCTGAGCAGCCTGGGCGTTGATCCCGCATTGCTTGGCAGTGCCGTGGAACGCATGCGGGTATGGGATGCGGAAGACTCCGGCGGTATTCATCTGGACGCCGAGGAAGGCGGGGAAGACCTGCTTGGGTACATTATCGAGAATCGCCGCCTGGAGCAGGCCCTGCATACGGCGCTGGAAGAATCCGGGCTATATATTCGCTACGGGCGGGAAATCACCGGCGCTGCCCCCGATGGCAAGGCCATGTACATCACCGATGCCTCTGGAACACAATCCCGCGGCACTCTGCTGGCCATTGCGGAGGGTCGGCAGTCGCCGTTACGCAAGGCGCTCATTCAGGCACCGATATTCCGGGAAAGCTATGGGCAGGACGCCATCACCGCCACCGTCTGGATTGAAAAGCCTCATCGCCACATCGCCTATCAACGATTCCTCTCCACCGGCCCGCTGGCGGTACTGCCGTTCAGTGACGACGCCCACGGACGTGCCCGCGCCTCCATCGTCTGGAGTGCCAAACAGGCCCGTGCGCGCCACCTGATGGCCCTGGATGATGCGCGGTTTCTGCGCGAACTGCACGAGGCGTTTGGACCGCAACTGGGGCATTTCCAGGAGATCGGACGACGCAGCAGTTATCCGCTTTCTGGCCTGCACAGCAGCCGTTATATCGGGGAGCGCAGCGTATTGCTGGGGGATACCGCCCATGGTGTTCATCCATTGGCGGGTTTGGGGGTAAATCTGGGATTTCGTGATGCGGAACAACTGATAGCGGCCATTACCACCGCCCGTGAGCATCACGACGACTGGGGCGAAGCCTCCGTACTGCGCCGCTATCAAAGCGCTCGGCGGCCTGATAATCTCGTCACTGTACTGGCTTGTGGTGCCCTCAGTCACCTCTTCTCCAACCGCAGTCGCGGCCTCGCCCGGCTGCGCGACCTGGGGATGCTGGGAACTGGTGTCATCTCTCCGGTCAAACGTTTTCTTATCCGTCAGGCCATGGGCCTTTAA
- a CDS encoding tyrosine-type recombinase/integrase produces MVTRKLRSIPESHQGATMAPPVFRLPDKDEVLFRTMLEAYVTRRLGALRHQHKSVDRDTRIILEFLQFSGKAPWYWTEEGFEKWSYEIGVVRALAVSSQRHYQGTIRSFLAYLIENLNFRNAVHREYGVDLVQICHPENCIPHISERELIRERPALTHAEIDQFFNAYDIAITEAASFNTKDLRPLQRDKAMFYLTYAAGLRASEVIGLNVSSFQPNPDIPELGAYGFVSVWGKGSRGSGPKHRMVPLTHLPTSALLTWYIQEIRPLFMDLSNANEKALFLSERGRRIALSTFEARFQHGIALAGLEDHGFTPHCLRHSSVTHESQRFSGEMVRRKHGHTYQATTQGYMHHPDEFVNEEITRAIGSQLDALLGKNEDKE; encoded by the coding sequence ATGGTCACCCGCAAGCTGAGATCCATCCCCGAGTCGCACCAGGGCGCGACTATGGCACCGCCAGTCTTTCGTCTACCCGACAAGGACGAAGTGCTGTTTCGGACAATGCTGGAAGCCTACGTCACCCGACGCCTGGGTGCGTTACGGCATCAACACAAGAGTGTGGATCGAGATACCCGCATCATCCTGGAGTTCCTTCAGTTCAGTGGCAAGGCGCCGTGGTACTGGACCGAAGAAGGCTTTGAAAAGTGGAGTTATGAGATCGGCGTGGTGCGCGCCCTGGCCGTGAGTTCCCAGCGGCACTATCAGGGTACAATCCGGAGTTTTCTCGCCTACCTGATAGAGAACCTTAACTTCCGCAATGCCGTGCACCGGGAGTACGGCGTCGATCTGGTACAGATCTGCCATCCAGAGAACTGCATTCCCCATATTTCCGAACGGGAACTGATCCGCGAGCGTCCGGCTCTCACCCATGCGGAGATTGACCAGTTTTTTAACGCTTATGATATTGCCATTACTGAAGCCGCCAGCTTTAACACGAAAGATCTGCGCCCCCTGCAGCGAGACAAAGCCATGTTTTATTTGACCTATGCGGCGGGGCTGCGGGCTTCCGAAGTCATCGGGCTGAATGTCTCTTCCTTCCAGCCTAATCCGGATATCCCTGAATTGGGGGCATACGGGTTTGTTTCTGTCTGGGGTAAAGGTAGCCGGGGCAGTGGTCCGAAGCATCGGATGGTACCGCTCACACATTTGCCGACTTCTGCCCTGTTGACCTGGTACATTCAGGAGATACGCCCACTGTTTATGGACCTTTCAAACGCGAATGAGAAGGCACTTTTCCTCTCGGAGCGTGGCCGCCGCATCGCCTTATCGACCTTTGAGGCGCGCTTTCAGCATGGAATCGCCCTGGCCGGACTGGAGGACCATGGATTTACGCCGCACTGCCTCCGTCACTCTTCGGTCACGCATGAATCCCAGCGCTTCAGTGGGGAAATGGTACGCCGCAAGCACGGGCACACCTATCAGGCGACGACTCAAGGATATATGCACCATCCCGACGAATTCGTAAACGAGGAAATCACCCGAGCGATTGGCTCGCAACTGGACGCTTTACTGGGCAAGAATGAGGATAAGGAATGA
- a CDS encoding Uma2 family endonuclease: protein MTTAERLASYEDLFGLPENVVGEIIAGQLYTHPRPAPAHARARSVLGNKVGTPFDQGEGGGPGGWWILDKPELHLSQDILVPDLVGWRREQMPALPKTAWFEMAPDWVCEVLSPATARTDRVLKLPHYAATGVAHCWLIDPDARTLEAYANQGGRWLLLGTWGGDDVATIDPFAAIPLCLSGLWVD from the coding sequence GTGACTACCGCCGAGCGCCTCGCGTCCTACGAAGACCTCTTCGGCCTGCCCGAAAACGTCGTGGGTGAGATTATTGCCGGTCAACTGTATACCCATCCCCGTCCGGCACCAGCTCATGCACGAGCCCGTTCGGTGCTTGGCAACAAAGTGGGGACGCCTTTCGATCAGGGCGAAGGCGGTGGCCCCGGCGGCTGGTGGATACTCGACAAACCCGAGCTACACCTGAGCCAAGACATCCTCGTTCCCGACCTCGTCGGCTGGCGCCGCGAGCAGATGCCCGCACTCCCCAAAACCGCGTGGTTCGAGATGGCTCCCGACTGGGTCTGCGAAGTGCTCTCCCCGGCCACCGCCCGTACCGATCGCGTCCTCAAACTGCCCCACTATGCCGCCACTGGTGTCGCCCACTGCTGGCTCATCGACCCCGACGCCCGTACTTTGGAGGCCTACGCCAACCAGGGAGGCCGATGGCTACTCCTGGGCACTTGGGGAGGCGATGACGTGGCCACTATCGATCCCTTCGCCGCCATCCCCCTTTGCCTCTCGGGCCTATGGGTGGACTGA
- a CDS encoding accessory factor UbiK family protein, giving the protein MQHRIADDIAAAIGDTIARLGTVKEDVDKQARAMLANTLDRLDLVTRDEFDVQRELLSRLAARVAALEARLDALAPKAALDEDASKD; this is encoded by the coding sequence ATGCAACACCGTATTGCCGACGATATCGCCGCCGCCATTGGCGACACCATTGCCCGACTGGGGACCGTCAAGGAAGACGTGGACAAGCAGGCGCGTGCCATGCTTGCCAATACGCTGGATCGTCTGGATCTGGTTACCCGTGACGAATTTGATGTGCAGCGGGAACTGCTCTCCCGCCTCGCCGCGCGGGTTGCCGCGCTGGAAGCTCGCCTCGACGCCCTGGCACCCAAGGCCGCTTTGGACGAAGACGCCAGCAAGGATTGA
- a CDS encoding GIY-YIG nuclease family protein, with product MPADRTWWVYLIECRGGGIYTGIALDVEKRYQQHMNGKGARYTRMNPPVRLLARRAYPDHRSAAQAEFTIKGLSCLEKWRWAAACAQNVSNLALSGSD from the coding sequence TTGCCAGCCGATAGGACATGGTGGGTGTATCTGATCGAGTGCCGGGGTGGCGGCATATACACCGGCATCGCCCTGGATGTCGAAAAACGCTATCAACAGCATATGAACGGCAAAGGCGCCCGATATACGCGCATGAATCCACCGGTACGATTGCTCGCCCGCCGGGCCTATCCTGACCACCGCAGTGCGGCGCAGGCTGAGTTCACGATAAAGGGGCTTTCCTGCCTGGAAAAATGGCGCTGGGCAGCGGCCTGTGCGCAAAACGTGAGCAATTTAGCCTTATCCGGTAGTGATTAA
- a CDS encoding helix-turn-helix domain-containing protein gives MSKLATLNALEWRVRVMMAERRIKTVTELRKQLEEVGVEISTTQLSRIVDALPTRISSEVLAGLTTVLRCEVSDLIRVARRRPPPMEQDIDDRHPSDTVSNARSTDDATPDSSPKRGIRRTREPISTNVTGPKVTALPIPERPKR, from the coding sequence ATGAGTAAATTGGCGACACTCAATGCACTGGAATGGCGTGTACGCGTGATGATGGCCGAACGCCGCATCAAGACCGTTACCGAACTGCGCAAGCAACTGGAGGAGGTGGGAGTCGAGATTTCGACGACACAGCTCAGTCGAATAGTGGATGCCCTGCCGACACGTATCAGCTCGGAAGTCCTGGCGGGACTGACCACAGTTCTGCGTTGTGAGGTCAGTGATCTGATACGGGTAGCCCGGCGTCGTCCGCCGCCCATGGAACAGGACATTGATGACCGTCACCCTTCTGACACCGTTTCCAATGCGCGCTCCACCGATGACGCGACACCGGATTCATCGCCCAAACGCGGGATCCGCCGGACGCGGGAACCGATCAGCACGAATGTCACAGGCCCCAAAGTCACGGCCCTCCCCATCCCTGAGCGGCCTAAACGTTGA
- a CDS encoding flippase — MTIPHPSIARSTLINLAGAVISSALLLITVPLFLNLIGEARYGVLAIVWLLLGYFGVFDLGFGRAVANRIAALHDASAEDRQGVFWTGLAISAVTGLVGGAILYLLGGWLFAHVLNIHGALRTEAANAMPWLALALPLAIIISLLAGALEGRQAFTALNSAQVFGTVLFQLFPLGTAYAGWITLPYLIAAAIIGRLLSALLLFALCYRYVPLSPRPRFAISQVKSLLHYGGWITVTGLVSPILTVFDRFLLGAKLGMVAVTTYTVPFNLVLRLSILPASLQTALFPRLAMEEPGKAKHLAERALISIAAIMTPVVVVSLLLIKPFLIIWVGEALAGKASPVGQILLLGLWINTLAFIPFTYLQSSGRPDLPAKFHVLELVPYIVILWQLIDRYGVLGAAWAWDMRVFVDALLLFWASQTFSAFKHAAAGILIVIGAFIVSVKLPGDTVLFLGLAVMLVVSSLGWSFTSLPHDIQIGFRRRVLLRYSRKN, encoded by the coding sequence GTGACCATTCCGCATCCATCCATTGCTCGATCAACCTTGATCAACCTAGCGGGTGCTGTCATATCAAGCGCCCTCTTGCTAATTACAGTACCTCTTTTTCTCAACCTTATCGGCGAAGCTCGCTACGGTGTTCTGGCCATAGTTTGGCTTCTTCTGGGTTATTTTGGTGTGTTCGACCTAGGATTTGGGCGCGCAGTCGCCAATCGTATCGCAGCCCTTCACGATGCTTCTGCAGAGGATCGACAAGGTGTTTTTTGGACCGGATTAGCAATCAGTGCAGTAACCGGACTTGTTGGTGGGGCTATTCTCTATCTGCTTGGCGGATGGCTGTTTGCTCATGTCCTCAATATTCATGGTGCATTGCGTACTGAAGCAGCAAACGCCATGCCGTGGCTGGCGCTTGCCTTGCCCCTTGCTATAATTATATCACTGCTTGCGGGTGCACTAGAAGGACGCCAAGCATTTACCGCTCTCAATAGTGCACAGGTTTTCGGTACGGTACTCTTTCAGCTTTTTCCTTTAGGAACGGCCTATGCGGGATGGATAACGCTTCCTTACTTGATAGCCGCCGCCATTATTGGGCGTCTATTGAGTGCTTTGTTACTCTTTGCCTTGTGCTATCGCTATGTACCACTATCTCCACGCCCTCGGTTTGCCATCAGTCAAGTAAAATCCTTGCTTCACTACGGTGGATGGATTACGGTTACTGGACTAGTCAGTCCGATTCTAACCGTTTTTGATCGTTTTCTTCTCGGTGCCAAGTTAGGTATGGTCGCTGTCACGACTTACACAGTGCCTTTCAATCTTGTGCTGCGCCTCTCCATTCTCCCCGCCAGTCTACAAACTGCATTATTCCCAAGGCTTGCTATGGAAGAGCCTGGAAAAGCAAAGCATCTAGCTGAACGAGCTCTGATTTCTATTGCCGCTATCATGACTCCGGTTGTGGTGGTAAGCTTGCTGCTTATAAAACCATTTCTCATCATTTGGGTGGGCGAGGCGTTAGCTGGAAAAGCATCTCCAGTAGGGCAAATTTTGCTTCTTGGCCTCTGGATAAATACCTTGGCCTTTATTCCTTTTACCTATCTCCAGAGTAGTGGGCGCCCCGATTTGCCTGCCAAGTTTCATGTCCTAGAGCTAGTGCCGTATATTGTCATTCTATGGCAACTTATCGACAGATATGGAGTGCTTGGTGCAGCTTGGGCGTGGGATATGCGTGTCTTTGTGGATGCCCTGCTACTTTTCTGGGCGTCCCAGACTTTTTCCGCATTTAAACATGCAGCCGCTGGAATACTTATCGTCATCGGAGCCTTCATAGTGAGTGTTAAACTACCTGGTGATACTGTTCTATTTTTGGGGTTGGCTGTTATGTTGGTTGTCAGTAGTTTAGGTTGGTCATTTACCAGCTTGCCCCATGACATACAAATCGGATTTAGACGGCGAGTACTATTAAGGTATTCACGAAAGAATTAA
- the galE gene encoding UDP-glucose 4-epimerase GalE: MKALFPVLVVGGAGYIGSHMVKMLVQSGHEVIVLDNLSTGFRDAVHYGRLIEGDLADQALLDRIFAENSIAAVMHFAALSQVGESMHEPARYYRNNVANTQNLLDAMLRHGVRRFIFSSTAAIFGEPEASLINEQHPQRPINPYGRGKRMVEEMLGDYDRAYGLRSVCLRYFNAAGADPEGELGERHDPESHLIPLVLQTASGRRDHIAVYGNDYPTPDGTCIRDYIHVWDLCSAHLLALEHLLANGGSDIFNLGNGTGFSVRQIIDTARRVTGQIIPEIVQERRAGDPAVLVADSQKARRELGWQPRFEDLETIMGHAWEWEQIYTSVFGVR; encoded by the coding sequence ATGAAAGCGCTTTTCCCTGTTCTCGTCGTCGGCGGTGCCGGTTATATCGGCTCGCATATGGTTAAGATGTTGGTGCAGAGTGGCCATGAAGTCATCGTGCTCGATAACCTCTCTACGGGCTTTCGGGATGCCGTGCATTACGGGCGCCTCATAGAAGGTGATCTGGCCGATCAAGCCCTACTCGACCGGATATTTGCCGAAAATAGCATTGCTGCCGTCATGCACTTTGCCGCCCTCAGTCAGGTGGGCGAATCGATGCATGAACCCGCACGTTATTACCGAAACAATGTCGCCAACACCCAAAACCTACTGGATGCCATGCTCCGTCACGGGGTAAGGCGCTTTATCTTCTCTTCCACAGCGGCCATATTTGGCGAACCCGAAGCCTCCTTAATCAATGAGCAACACCCCCAACGTCCGATCAATCCCTACGGACGCGGCAAGCGGATGGTGGAAGAAATGCTGGGGGACTACGACCGTGCCTACGGCCTGCGCTCGGTCTGTCTGCGTTATTTCAATGCCGCCGGGGCTGACCCAGAAGGCGAACTGGGGGAGCGCCACGACCCCGAAAGCCACCTGATCCCTCTGGTGCTGCAGACCGCCAGCGGACGTCGCGATCATATCGCTGTCTATGGGAACGACTACCCGACACCCGATGGCACCTGCATTCGGGATTACATTCACGTCTGGGACCTCTGCAGTGCGCATTTGCTGGCCTTGGAGCATCTGTTGGCCAATGGCGGCAGCGACATCTTCAACCTGGGCAACGGTACCGGATTTTCTGTGCGGCAGATCATTGACACAGCCCGCCGTGTGACGGGTCAGATCATTCCGGAGATCGTCCAGGAACGTCGCGCTGGTGATCCGGCTGTGCTCGTGGCCGATAGCCAAAAGGCACGGCGAGAACTGGGCTGGCAGCCACGATTTGAGGACCTTGAGACCATCATGGGACATGCGTGGGAGTGGGAGCAGATTTATACGTCAGTGTTTGGTGTTAGGTGA
- a CDS encoding YifB family Mg chelatase-like AAA ATPase, with translation MPLAIVHSRALTGIQAAGVAVECDLGPGLPTFAVVGLAETAVKEARDRVRSAIQNSGFEFPARRMVVNLAPADLPKEGGRFDLPMAIGILAASGQLPAAALEKLEMIGELALDGSLRPVTGTLSSALAAGQAGHAILVPQGNAREAAFAQSTPVFACANLAQAAAHLRGTDRLPEVVCDAESLESALPYLDLRDVRGQESAKRALIVAAVGGHHLLLSGPPGTGKSMLAARLPGLLPPLHRSEALEVAAIHSLQGDGFDIRQWGRRPFRSPHHSASSAALVGGGSHPRPGEISLAHHGILFLDEMPSLQYCQ, from the coding sequence TTGCCGCTGGCGATAGTCCACAGCCGCGCCCTGACCGGGATACAGGCAGCAGGCGTCGCCGTGGAATGCGATCTGGGTCCCGGCCTGCCAACCTTTGCCGTCGTCGGTCTCGCTGAAACGGCGGTCAAGGAAGCCCGGGACCGGGTGCGTTCCGCCATTCAAAACAGCGGCTTCGAGTTTCCGGCACGACGGATGGTCGTCAATCTGGCCCCCGCCGACCTGCCCAAGGAAGGTGGCCGCTTCGATCTGCCCATGGCCATCGGTATTCTCGCCGCCAGCGGGCAACTTCCTGCGGCCGCACTGGAAAAGCTGGAGATGATCGGTGAACTGGCGCTGGACGGCAGCCTGCGTCCGGTGACGGGCACGCTCTCCAGCGCACTGGCGGCGGGACAGGCCGGACACGCCATTCTGGTGCCGCAAGGCAATGCCCGGGAAGCCGCCTTTGCCCAAAGTACTCCGGTCTTTGCCTGCGCGAACCTGGCACAGGCCGCCGCCCACCTGCGCGGTACGGATCGCCTACCTGAAGTCGTCTGCGATGCGGAAAGCCTCGAATCGGCCCTTCCGTACCTCGATCTGCGCGATGTGCGTGGTCAGGAATCGGCCAAGCGGGCACTGATTGTTGCGGCGGTGGGTGGTCATCACCTACTCCTGTCGGGCCCGCCCGGCACCGGGAAAAGCATGCTGGCAGCACGACTACCCGGCCTGTTACCGCCCCTGCACCGCAGCGAGGCGCTGGAAGTAGCCGCCATCCACAGCCTGCAAGGGGACGGCTTCGATATCCGTCAGTGGGGCAGACGTCCGTTCCGCAGCCCCCACCATAGTGCCTCTTCAGCGGCGCTGGTGGGCGGTGGTTCGCACCCTCGCCCCGGTGAAATCAGTCTGGCACATCACGGCATTCTTTTCCTGGACGAAATGCCTTCCTTACAATATTGCCAATAA